A genome region from Synchiropus splendidus isolate RoL2022-P1 chromosome 5, RoL_Sspl_1.0, whole genome shotgun sequence includes the following:
- the cenpf gene encoding centromere protein F gives MSWAVEEWKDGLPAKAQRKIQEMEVQLDKLKKERSQKQFQLDSLEAALQKQKQKVDSERSEVSVLKRENQSLVESCDSVEKARQKAVHDLGVKEQQVSYLEGQLSSCKKTIERLEQELKKYKNELDRSQPAGSSSSSSALSSSSLDIQLHATPQKCLATPGPSCRQQDNRLEGLQEKYKQEVEERKRLETELKILQVKLLSQSSASMSHKEIGARQAGSSIFPWQQQDAVHTRLSQDVSSMETPLKRRGASLWDAHEETPIKPSHRMSSAIVMQSPGGSSQQMDQLKTLNQELKNRMSELERSLSGQEKELRNQSSKLQELQSQLNQARKDLVERDRDLAKKTHELSQASDRHQQLESKYKTLEQKLKQVTEEMSCQRHNAESCRRTLEQKLKDHERDSQKELAQLQNSNKALDQQLNQTKTKLSQEIQQSKKDYNVLQAEMEKTNFQKGQMEREVEEQKQRLLRSEQSLQASQAKEQDLRKKMEELQREKNSTSVQLEQSSRRLSQLEEEKKSLDQNLKRSQGLVDDLKAKSDGQLDEMKKLQTKMEQQTQASSRDLENLKKTLLDAEAKHERTQKDLQKQKQDSEQLTNNLNAQEEEKQNLRKNLAASQSECLLVKQEHQSLLEWRKEKESLINETEAVQTELNEKINNLEKSVGLLSDANEDVKKQIRSVEEDKVRLSAHVDSLKGELLKKSTELVEREEHYKALQCKCTEMQEKHSKELENVGVQVKQLEKQVKDLESQLTSEQARVEQSEKTITQLHEEHQATCDLVCSKDQLLDLGQTEIQQLRESLARVAAEHEEQKLRLEEEKTALVKNCEERVAVKAEETDQVKLHLEETQQELQLTKSQFASMEQLLKVQEQLGAELQKRLQTLTETGEEHKQKYEKQSEELRKADEKMKELQHQLEENQTQLSGLKAERQSLDKNISELENIVQEKKKEAEIVSNAYDTEIKNLLEQISSLKNDAALSKEAVDEVPVLKNKLDVLNKSFTDLKASLESLEKSHSSTTELKSKLEDTVAEKSSHISALESKVAELTGKISMESKLHTAEKESFLNKEKCLQEKLQSADKVLAASRAESKSLRDEFKTMKMTLSAASQGLEERDNTIKNLKEKLNKAEAEHLKTSDLLKEKISSMSKVKVQLEMLQMDMDDNESMVNTLDSQVAELKETIQSLEAQLAHSRTQMSDMEAQVEEGKAQVSVLEARLEEVQSQNSLLGSQYLTAQEEISERSCEISRLEEDALKRAQLEEEVVALESKLGLITEEKTSFDQKMKEKETQVNRLTEENNLLETTMNQLMMDKELLETKCLELEESPKKLDEKVKQLEAKITEISQSKEEMEADCQQMKLCKKDLEDNLERVDEENNQLKANITQLMEEKEHLDVAMKLLEAEKCLLESTHGELSLQKNELISNLNEAVQERLQLEVQINHVAEEKVKLQCSLDQAMEEQRHLQENQARHEEEMTSLREENECLHSSMMSSQQQQQRLVELMGQKAEQEGKERSQHFEAEQNKLHQNLSNLQQDMNVFQQQNNSLLLQLDQQHKLIQELTLQLVTQAPVDNPQHVSEDRVICVENGAESFYTSPVDEQLSLERAGREDFSDCEADVISEHGVQTCEVSELETVDEMKSEEEQNPTLVQIPDCDTGSDITDTVADCFELPHPHVDPSVSNLNAAALSVEGNEHNKPENKQECDLLDLHAEFDLLSSELELRKELTSDLQVQVQNLEKKLAASEEDKHCVSEKLNIALGEKKRLDDQLTQLSEERESLTLQLQTNKCQLADVMEMMEGLEMTKGGWDEKYLQQESELRRVRSEKANLEQHILGMEGELETLQDERTRLKDEMEAQRRTCSAMEQQLECLSAETSQLRAELVSCTEERDDLSQSVGHWREKVRGLEKSNSDTRDLISILEEDIRAGRKEYESLQSNMSKLTLERQQLFEQINSLEQTVSEQSAEKEQLIGQMDQIKEDNTSSSQSTESMVSKIQTLQGEVSRLSQSLESSLLEKGEIASRLNSTQDEVQQMRSGIEKLQVRIESDERKKKKMGELLKAAQRKSDSLQDRISALEREKEDVERDLEEAFLQAETVKAELEEERQRVEEEKKELSENLSALSASLINLRSEKERLEHEVEAKHREIEELKAVKEELERGLEKVETDRRQEERKMREEAEQQVKHLDDLRSQLEASRQREAALELQKTDTDREKERLQSLLSSLEEEKLCLQSSCKNWQTERDTLKSQGAELEEERCRMRDCITDMEKHISSLNALMLVKDQERQVLEKERADESRAAAEALSSLMAEKERIEGEKSGLSEEKEKLQSALVSAEAERNDLSSTLASAEADKERLEQERKMLSEENGRLCCAKENVLLHQSALEQEKEQNQSQRLKLEAEKEELQSSLSQMKEEKEKVLATLSSLEQEKNRAEGEKEKLSEDQERLQSTIMCLEEELEEQKGSATELSQQVTELSSRAARLVKERDCALSKMNLWMKTCKQLEQEKQLLAESSGDTASSDEMKQLKLEADEKQKAVSRLTTMLQQAKQESEEKSKELEKLHSQLDGLKTEQKEGEEELQDLKKLLEEKSQEADDCMSKYCNLMIQVHKLEEANEALTLRLEHISTSKRTEGRRRSERKSSRLQEESTENVAPSTPQKSPQGKRGHKDISDKDAQEALHNLTKKIRANATGTPKPQPEPEDEFRPEGLPELVQRGFADIPLGEASPFIMRRTTVRRCSPRLASRQTGSLPDDKVLVPSFPLSPASDNRKSRRSSGLHKAADESESQFVRQPPQQEDNCHVQ, from the exons ATGAGTTGGGCGGTGGAGGAGTGGAAGGATGGCCTTCCAGCAAAAGCCCAGCGGAAGATCCAAGAGATGGAAGTCCAGCTGGACAAACTCAAGAAGGAAAGGAGTCAAAAACAATTTCAGTTGGACTCCTTGGAAGCTGCGcttcagaaacagaaacaaaag GTGGACAGCGAGCGTAGTGAGGTTTCTGTCCTGAAAAGGGAGAATCAGTCCCTCGTGGAGTCATGTGATTCGGTGGAGAAGGCCCGCCAAAAGGCAGTTCATGACTTAGGAGTCAAAGAGCAGCAG GTGAGCTACCTGGAGGGCCAGCTCAGCTCTTGCAAGAAAACCATTGAACGTTTGGAGCAGGAGCTTAAAAA ATACAAAAATGAACTGGATCGTTCCCAACCTGCcggctcttcttcttcatcatcagcatTGTCATCGTCGTCTTTGGACATCCAGCTCCACGCTACTCCACAGAAGTGTTTGGCCACCCCAGGTCCATCTTGCAGACAACAGG ATAACCGACTGGAGGGTCTTCAGGAGAAATACAAGCAGGAGGTGGAAGAAAGGAAAAGGCTGGAGACAGAGCTGAAGATCCTTCAGGTCAAA cTACTGAGTCAGTCTTCAGCCAGCATGAGTCACAAGGAGATTGGTGCCCGTCAGGCTGGATCTTCCAtatttccatggcaacagcaggaTGCAGTGCACACTCGCCTTTCGCAAGACGTTTCGTCGATGGAGACTCCTCTGAAGAGACGAGGTGCATCTCTGTGGGACGCCCACGAGGAGACCCCCATCAAACCCAGTCATAGGATGAGCTCCGCCATAGTCATGCAAAGTCCTGGTGGGTCAAGCCAGCAGATGGATCAACTTAAAACCCTCAACCAAG AGCTGAAAAACCGTATGTCAGAGCTGGAGAGAAGTCTGTCTGGTCAAGAGAAGGAACTTCGGAATCAGTCCTCCAAACTGCAGGAGCTCCAGAGCCAGCTGAACCAGGCACGCAAAGACCTCGTGGAGCGTGACCGAGATTTGGCCAAGAAAACCCATGAGTTGAGTCAAGCGTCAGACAGACATCAGCAGCTGGAGAGCAAG TATAAAACACTTGAGCAGAAGCTGAAACAAGTCACTGAGGAGATGAGCTGCCAGAGACACAATGCTGAGAGCTGCAGGCGAACCCTGGAGCAGAAACTGAAGGACCATGAGCGAGACAGTCAGAAG GAGCTGGCCCAGCTGCAGAACTCAAACAAGGCTTTAGATCAGCAGCTCAACCAGACCAAAACCAAATTGTCTCAAGAAATCCAACAGTCCAAGAAAGACTACAATGTCCTGCAAGCTGAGATGGAGAAG ACAAACTTCCAGAAGGGTCAGAtggagagggaggtggaggagcagaagcaaaGGCTCCTCAGGTCAGAGCAGAGTCTTCAGGCCAGTCAAGCTAAAGAGCAGGACCTGCGCAAGAAAATGGAG GAGCTTCAGCGGGAGAAGAACAGTACCTCTGTGCAGCTGGAGCAAAGCAGCAGACGTCTGTCACAgctggaagaggagaagaagagcttGGACCAGAATCTCAAACGCAGCCAGGGTCTGGTAGATGACCTGAAAG CCAAGTCCGATGGGCAGctggatgaaatgaaaaaacttcagacaaaaaTGGAGCAGCAGACGCAGGCCTCTTCTCGGGATTTGGAAAACttgaaaaagactcttttggaTGCAGAAGCTAAACATGAAAG AACTCAAAAAGACCTGCAGAAACAGAAGCAAGATTCCGAACAATTGACAAACAACTTGAACGcccaagaggaggagaagcaaaatCTAAGAAAGAATCTTGCTGCGAGTCAGAGCGAATGTCTGCTGGTCAAACAAGAACATCAGTCTCTGCTGGAGTGGAGGAAAGAGAAGGAGAGTCTCATCAATGAAACGGAAGCAGTGCAGACCGAGCTGAATGAGAAAATTAACAACTTGGAGAAGTCTGTCGGTTTGTTAAGTGATGCCAACGAGGACGTTAAG AAGCAGATCAGGAGTGTTGAGGAGGACAAGGTCAGACTGTCCGCTCACGTCGACTCTCTGAAGGGAGAGCTTCTGAAGAAGAGCACGGAGCTGGTGGAACGGGAAGAGCACTATAAGGCTCTGCAGTGCAAATGTACAGAGATGCAAGAGAAGCACAGCAAAGAGCTGGAGAATGTTGGTGTGCAAGTGAAGCAGCTGGAAAAGCAG GTGAAGGACCTGGAGTCTCAGCTGACAAGTGAACAAGCACGAGTGGAGCAGTCCGAGAAGACAATCACTCAGCTTCATGAAGAGCATCAGGCCACTTGTGACCTGGTCTGCTCCAAAGATCAGCTGCTGGACCTGGGTCAAACTGAAATacagcagctgagagagagTTTGGCTCGGGTAGCTGCAGAGCATGAAGAGCAAAAGCTCAG GCTTGAGGAGGAGAAAACGGCTCTGGTGAAGAACTGTGAGGAGAGAGTTGCAGTAAAAGCGGAGGAGACCGATCAAGTCAAGCTACACTTAGAGGAAAcacagcaggagctgcagctcaCCAAAAGTCAG TTTGCGTCcatggagcagctgctgaaggtTCAGGAGCAGCTGGGAGCTGAGCTGCAGAAGCGACTACAGACACTGACTGAAACTGGGGaagaacacaaacagaaatatgagaaacagtcagaggagctgagaaAGGCAGACGAAAAAATGAAAGAACTGCAACACCAGCTTGAAGAGAATCAGACCCAGCTGAGTGGGCTCAAAGCTGAGCGTCAGTCTCTTGACAAGAACATTTCTGAGCTGGAAAATATTgttcaagagaagaagaaagaggctgAG ATTGTGTCAAATGCCTACGATACGGAGATCAAAAATCTTCTGGAGCAGATATCGTCCCTGAAGAACGATGCAGCTTTGAGCAAAGAAGCTGTGGATGAGGTTCCTGTGTTGAAGAACAAGCTCGATGTTCTCAACAAATCTTTCACTGATCTCAAGGCATCTTTGGAGTCTCTGGAGAAGAGCCACTCCTCAACTACTGAACTCAAGTCCAAGTTGGAGGACACAGTGGCCGAGAAAAGTAGCCACATCTCAGCCCTGGAGAGTAAAGTCGCTGAGCTCACGGGGAAGATCAGCATGGAGTCAAAGCTGCACACAGCAGAGAAGGAAAGCTTCCTCAATAAAGAAAAGTGTCTTCAAGAGAAACTTCAATCTGCAGACAAAGTGCTTGCAGCCTCCAGGGCCGAATCCAAGTCTCTCAGAGATGAATTCAAGACCATGAAGATGACTCTGTCTGCAGCCTCACAAGGCCTTGAGGAGAGAGACAACACCATCAAGAAcctgaaggagaagctgaaCAAAGCAGAGGctgaacatttaaaaacatctgACCTGCTCAAAGAGAAGATATCATCCATGAGCAAAGTCAAG GTGCAGCTGGAGATGCTTCAGATGGACATGGATGACAATGAGTCCATGGTGAACACGTTGGACAGCCAGGTGGCGGAACTCAAAGAAACGATCCAGTCACTGGAGGCCCAGTTAGCTCACAGCCGCACCCAGATGTCTGACATGGAAGCCCAGGTGGAAGAGGGGAAAGCTCAG GTGTCAGTCTTAGAAGCCCGTTTAGAAGAGGTCCAGTCTCAGAACTCCTTGCTCGGGTCTCAGTACCTAACAGCCCAAGAGGAGATATCAGAGAGAAGCTGTGAAATAAGCCGACTGGAAGAAGATGCTCTCAAACGAGCCCAGCTGGAGGAAGAAGTTGTGGCCCTCGAGTCAAAACTGGGCCTGATCACAGAAGAGAAGACATCCTTCGATCAGAAAATGAAGGAGAAAGAAACTCAGGTGAACAGGTTAACTGAGGAAAACAACCTGCTGGAGACGACGATGAACCAGCTGATGATGGACAAAGAACTTCTAGAGACCAAGTGCCTAGAGTTGGAGGAAAGTCCGAAGAAGCTTGATGAGAAGGTCAAGCAGCTTGAGGCAAAAATAACTGAGATATCACAAAGCAAAGAGGAGATGGAAGCTGACTGTCAGCAGATGAAGTTGTGCAAGAAAGACTTAGAAGACAATCTGGAGAGGGTGGATGAGGAGAACAACCAGCTCAAGGCAAACATAACTCAGTtaatggaggagaaggagcatCTGGATGTTGCCATGAAATTGTTAGAGGCTGAAAAATGTCTGTTAGAATCCACACATGGCGAACTGTCGCTGCAGAAGAATGAGTTGATATCCAACTTGAATGAAGCTGTTCAGGAAAGGCTTCAACTGGAGGTTCAGATTAATCACGTGGCAGAGGAGAAAGTGAAATTACAGTGCAGTTTGGATCAGGcgatggaggagcagaggcatCTGCAGGAGAACCAGGcaagacatgaagaagagatgACTTCACTCAGAGAGGAAAATGAGTGCTTGCATAGCTCCATGATgtcctctcagcagcagcaacagagacTGGTGGAGCTGATGGGCCAGAaggcagagcaggaaggaaaAGAGag GAGCCAGCACTTTGAAGCAGAGCAGAACAAACTGCACCAGAATTTGTCCAATTTGCAACAGGACATGAACGTcttccagcagcagaacaattCATTACTGCTGCAGTTGGACCAGCAGCACAAGCTGATACAGGAGCTCACACTGCAGCTGGTGACTCAAGCGCCAGTCGACAACCCCCAACATGTGTCGGAGGACAGAGTTATTT GTGTTGAGAATGGAGCAGAAAGTTTTTATACGTCTCCAGTGGACGAGCAGTTGAGTCTTGAACGAGCTGGACGGGAGGATTTCAG TGACTGTGAGGCAGACGTCATCTCTGAACATGGAGTGCAGACATGTGAAGTGTCTGAGCTTGAGACTGTGGATGAGATGAAAAGTGAAGAGGAGCAAAACCCAACTCTGGTCCAG ATTCCCGACTGCGACACTGGCAGTGACATAACTGATACTGTCGCTGATTGTTTTGAGCTTCCTCATCCTCATGTTGACCCAAGTGTGTCAAATCTCAATg CTGCGGCTCTGTCAGTCGAGGGGAATGAGCACAACAAACCTGAAAATAAGCAGGAATGCGATTTGCTGGACCTGCATGCTGAGTTTGACCTCCTGAGCTCTGAACTTGAACTGAGGAAAgagttgacctctgacctccaagTTCAAGTGCAGAACCTGGAAAAGAAACTTGCAGCTtctgaggaagacaaacattgtGTGTCTGAGAAGTTGAACATCGCTTTGGGGGAGAAGAAAAGGCTGGATGATCAG TTGACTCAGCTGTCTGAGGAAAGAGAGTCTTTAACTCTTCAGCTCCAGACTAACAAATGTCAGCTGGCAGATGtaatggagatgatggagggacTGGAAATGACCAAAG GTGGCTGGGATGAGAAGTACCTCCAGCAGGAGAGCGAGCTGAGAAGAGTTCGCTCCGAGAAGGCCAACCTGGAGCAGCACATCCTGGGCATGGAGGGAGAATTGGAGACCCTGCAGGATGAGAGGACCAGACTAAAGGATGAGATGGAGGCTCAGAGAAGAACATGTTCTGCTATGGAGCAGCAACTCGAGTGTCTCTCAGCCGAG acCTCGCAGCTGAGAGCAGAACTAGTATCCTGCACAGAGGAGCGAGACGATCTGAGTCAGTCTGTGGGGCACTGGAGAGAGAAGGTGCGAGGTCTGGAGAAGAGCAACTCTGACACCAGAGACCTGATTTCCATCCTGGAGGAGGACATCAGAGCAGGCAGGAAGGAGTACGAGTCCCTGCAAAGCAACATGTCCAAGTTGACGTTGGAGAGGCAACAG CTGTTTGAGCAGATCAACTCTCTGGAGCAAACAGTCTCCGAGCAGAGCGCAGAGAAGGAACAGCTGATCGGCCAGATGGACCAGATCAAGGAGGACAACACTTCCTCGAGCCAAAGCACTGAGTCCATGGTCAGCAAGATACAG ACCTTGCAGGGAGAAGTGAGCCGCCTCTCTCAGTCTCTGGAGTCCTCCCTGCTGGAGAAAGGAGAGATCGCCTCTCGTCTCAACTCCACGCAGGACGAAGTCCAGCAGATGAGAAGCGGAATCGAGAAGCTCCAGGTCCGCATTGAGTCTgatgagaggaagaaaaagaagatgggAGAGCTTCTTAAAG cCGCCCAAAGAAAGTCCGACTCTCTGCAAGACCGCATCAGTGCTCTGGAGCGAGAGAAGGAAGATGTGGAGCGAGATCTTGAGGAGGCGTTTCTGCAG GCTGAAACTGTGAAGGCTGAGCTAGAGGAGGAACGGCAAAGG gtggaggaggagaagaaagaactgTCGGAGAACTTGTCTGCGCTCTCTGCCTCCCTGATCAACCTGCGGTCTGAGAAAGAGCGTCTGGAGCACGAAGTGGAAGCAAAACACCGGGAGATCGAGGAGCTGAAAGCAGTGAAGGAGGAGTTGGAGAGAGGGTTGGAGAAGGTGGAGACAGATCGAAGACAAGAGGAGAGAAAgatgagagaggaggcagagcagcaggtgaaacacCTGGATGATCTTCGGTCTCAGCTGGAAGCTTCTCGACAGCGGGAGGCTGCACTGGAGCTGCAGAAAACCGACACTGATCGGGAGAAGGAGCGACTACAGTCGCTGCTGAGCAGTTTGGAGGAAGAGAAACTGTGTCTGCAGAGTTCTTGTAAGAACTGGCAGACGGAAAGAGACACTCTTAAGTCTCAGGGGGCAGAGTTGGAAGAAGAGAGGTGTCGTATGAGGGACTGCATCACTGatatggaaaaacacattagtagtTTGAATGCACTGATGTTGGTTAAAGACCAAGAAAGACAAGTGCTAGAAAAGGAGAGGGCTGATGAGAGTCGTGCTGCAGCCGAGGCGCTCTCCTCACTTATGGCAGAGAAGGAACGGATAGAGGGAGAAAAGTCTGGCCtctcagaagaaaaagaaaaactgcagtctgctctggtgtcagcagaagcagagagaaATGACCTGAGCAGCACTCTGGCGTCAGCTGAGGCAGACAAAGAGCGATTAGAGCAGGAGAGAAAAATGTTGTCAGAGGAGAATGGAAGGCTTTGCTGTGCCAAGGAGAACGTTCTCCTGCACCAAAGTGCTCTGGAGCAAGAGAAGGAACAAAACCAGAGTCAAAGACTGAAGCTAGAAGCTgagaaagaggagctgcagtcttccCTGAGTCAGAtgaaagaagagaaggagaaagtGTTAGCAACGCTTTCTTcactggagcaggagaagaaccgagctgaaggagagaaggagaagctcTCAGAGGATCAAGAGAGGCTTCAATCCACAATCATGTGTTTGGAAGAGGAGCTTGAGGAACAGAAAGGGTCTGCGACTGAGCTGAGCCAGCAG GTGACAGAACTGTCATCCAGAGCTGCTCGTCTCGTGAAAGAGCGAGACTGTGCTCTCAGCAAGATGAACCTCTGGATGAAAACATGCAAACAGCTGGAGCAAGAGAAGCAGTTACTGGCGGAGAGCTCAG GTGACACAGCGAGCAGCGACGAGATGAAGCAGTTGAAGCTGGAGgcagatgaaaaacagaaagCCGTAAGCAGACTGACGACAATGCTGCAGCAGGCAAAGCAGGAATCTGAGGAGAAATCGAAAGAGCTGGAAAAACTTCACTCACAGCTGGACGGGTTGAAGACTGAGCAgaaggagggagaagaagagctgCAGGACCTGAAGAAGCTCCTGGAGGAGAAGAGCCAAGAGGCTGACGACTGCATGAGCAAATACTGCAACTTGATGATCCAAGTGCACAAACTGGAGGAGGCCAACGAGGCTCTGACTTTGCGGCTGGAGCACATATCCACCAGCAAACGCACGGAAGGCCGTCGACGCTCCGAAAGGAAAAGCTCCAGACTCCAGGAGGAGAGCACTGAGAACGTCGCTCCATCAACCCCGCAGAAGTCTCCTCAAGGGAAGAGAGGTCACAAAGATATCAGCGACAAAGACGCCCAGGAGGCTTTGCACAACCTGACCAAGAAGATCCGAGCCAATGCCACCGGGACCCCGAAACCCCAGCCGGAGCCGGAGGATGAGTTCAGACCTGAGGGGCTTCCAGAGTTGGTTCAAAGAG GTTTCGCTGACATTCCTCTGGGCGAGGCGAGTCCATTCATCATGAGGAGAACCACTGTGAGGCGCTGTAGTCCACGACTGGCTTCCAGACAGACCGGCTCCCTCCCTGATGACAAG gTTTTGGTGCCGTCCTTTCCTCTGAGTCCCGCATCTGACAACCGGAAGAGTCGGAGATCATCAGGTCTGCACAAGGCTGCCGATGAGAGCGAGAGCCAGTTTGTCAGGCAGCCGCCTCAGCAGGAAGACAACTGTCACGTCCAGTAG
- the LOC128759639 gene encoding potassium channel subfamily K member 2-like → MAAPDLLDPKTATHNTKPRLSFSTKPLSLSPPVGSEAVATVMKRKTVTAIFLVVVLYLVMGAAVFKALEQPHESAQRLAILTQKLEFLSTHSCVNQSQLEELVKQVVSAVRSGVNPAETLTNQSSLWDLSSAFFFAGTVITTIGFGNTSPRTEGGRIFCIVYALLGIPLFGILLAGVGDQLGTIFGNGIAKVEKMFVHWNISQTKIRVISTLLFVLFGCMLFVALPASIFKHIEGWSALESLYFVVVTLTTIGFGDFVAGGSDIEYLDYYKPAVWFWILVGLAYFAAILSMIGDWFKVISKKTKEEVGEIRAHAAEWTANVSAEFKETRRRVSVEIYDKFHRAASIKRKLSSDLGFSPTPELNLPRRTTPVGHSDDRDPGLMTSLTRNSGLFTNSLDIERGDLSIIENLK, encoded by the exons A TGGCAGCTCCAGACTTATTGGACCCGAAAACTGCCACTCACAACACTAAGCCCCGCCTCTCCTTCTCCACCAAGCCCCTCTCACTGTCTCCCCCTGTCGGCAGCGAG GCTGTTGCCacggtgatgaagaggaaaacGGTGACAGCCATCTTCCTTGTGGTGGTCCTGTACCTGGTGATGGGAGCAGCTGTCTTCAAGGCTCTGGAGCAGCCACATGAAAG tgCTCAGCGTTTGGCGATCCTGACCCAGAAACTAGAGTTTCTGTCCACACACTCCTGCGTCAACCAGAGTCAGCTAGAGGAGCTGGTGAAG CAAGTGGTGTCTGCTGTCCGCTCAGGTGTGAACCCAGCAGAAACCCTGACCAATCAAAGCAGCCTGTGGGACCTGAGCTCTGCCTTCTTCTTCGCTGGGACGGTCATCACAACCATAG GTTTTGGGAACACGTCGCCCCGCACCGAAGGCGGCAGGATCTTCTGCATCGTCTACGCTCTGCTGGGGATCCCGCTGTTCGGCATCCTGCTGGCGGGAGTGGGCGACCAGCTCGGCACCATCTTCGGCAACGGCATCGCCAAAGTGGAGAAGATGTTTGTG CACTGGAACATCAGTCAGACCAAGATCCGCGTCATCTCCACTCTGCTCTTCGTGTTGTTCGGCTGCATGTTGTTCGTGGCGCTTCCAGCCTCCATCTTCAAACACATCGAGGGCTGGTCGGCGCTGGAGTCGCTCTACTTCGTGGTCGTCACGCTGACCACCATCGGGTTCGGGGACTTCGTGGCAG GTGGATCAGACATCGAGTACTTGGACTACTACAAGCCGGCGGTGTGGTTCTGGATCCTGGTGGGTCTGGCGTACTTCGCTGCCATCCTCAGTATGATCGGGGACTGGTTCAAGGTCATTTCCAAGAAGACCAAGGAGGAG GTGGGGGAGATCCGCGCTCACGCCGCGGAGTGGACCGCCAACGTCTCGGCCGAGTTCAAGGAGACGCGCCGCCGCGTCAGCGTGGAGATCTACGACAAGTTCCACCGCGCCGCCTCCATCAAACGCAAACTGTCCTCAGACCTGGGGTTCAGTCCGACGCCCGAACTCAACTTGCCCAGGAGGACGACGCCTGTCGGCCACAGCGACGACAGGGACCCAGGGCTGATGACCTCGCTCACCAGGAACAGTGGTCTGTTCACCAACAGTCTGGACAtcgagagaggagacctgtccATCATAGAGAACCTGAAGTAA